In Sphingomonas sp. LT1P40, the following are encoded in one genomic region:
- the gspM gene encoding type II secretion system protein GspM translates to MSVVRIIRVSALEGYWLRLETWWSGLSVRERWLVGTLGAILTLLILVFGVVKPLQAARAEALADIRTYETLAARVRAAGVLTPKGAKPQLRAGAPADAASAAARDAGLAVTFAPGATGLTAQVAEAPYEGVVGWIADVERSTTLRVQRVELLKGNSPGRVNATVAFAP, encoded by the coding sequence ATGAGCGTGGTGCGAATCATCCGCGTGTCGGCGCTTGAGGGCTATTGGTTGCGGCTGGAAACATGGTGGAGCGGGCTGTCGGTGCGCGAGCGTTGGCTGGTTGGGACGCTTGGCGCGATCTTGACGCTGCTGATCCTGGTGTTCGGTGTCGTGAAGCCGTTGCAGGCGGCGCGGGCCGAGGCGCTGGCGGATATCCGCACCTATGAGACACTGGCGGCGCGGGTGCGGGCGGCGGGGGTGCTGACGCCGAAGGGTGCGAAGCCGCAATTGCGGGCCGGTGCGCCGGCGGACGCTGCGAGCGCGGCGGCGCGCGACGCTGGGCTGGCGGTGACCTTTGCACCCGGAGCGACCGGGCTGACCGCGCAGGTCGCCGAGGCACCCTATGAGGGCGTGGTCGGCTGGATCGCGGACGTCGAGCGGAGCACGACGCTGCGGGTGCAGCGGGTCGAATTGCTTAAGGGCAACTCGCCGGGACGGGTCAACGCGACGGTGGCATTCGCGCCATGA